A genomic segment from Euleptes europaea isolate rEulEur1 chromosome 15, rEulEur1.hap1, whole genome shotgun sequence encodes:
- the ZNF804A gene encoding zinc finger protein 804A, whose translation MECYYIVISSAHLRNGHFRNIKGVFRGPLSKNGNKTLDYAEKENTIAKALEDLKANFYCELCDKQYYKHQEFDNHINSYDHAHKQRLKELKQREFARNVASKSRKDERKQEKALQRLHKLAELRKEAACAPGSGPMFRSTTVTVRDHCNEILVDSAKKEQEFDFAYLHKSKAPGDVTSVAASTPEAAKNSKQDANKLGDQMLGLHGQKVGFSFAFPKKASVKLESSAAAFYDYNDETSAEHGLSRRSRFVPGLSVSSAEESILNAEENPNSVAPLMEKHNEKTEPTPLQDSKEPSVEENAVQEATELRSPISHSKEPEPSSLESFCVNVDSTALPDETSRDALGSQALPAENNSDEHIGNKCTGLPVNEACFSQQETQEGNDQNISSDSLAAEDEIKKSLSDGPIPGYPEEETIALPCKQDSHKRSCEPFVPVLNKHGSTILQWPSEMLIYTSTEPSISYSCNPLCFDFRSSRASESLEKNKPQTNMPNSPHKTDSSQGSVRDYMHKSHLVHADSVTDTNAHPCNHATPIPMDVSSAGGWNSGKSQDELSLDAFCETEEKEKHHSLPKELQEDSSTDEQQSKKWIKRTHEKCSHKTRKRKRRRKLCYHHHQATTKVDTGISPAPEEQNNCLDAKKHQHLPGPMEQGMGETGLEETVAEMSEQSHESPGTENSDNCETISMSSQDHGNQSPHPAWNAKDNRDYCINSKNLCRRSKPVSHRQSNKPGLNSERCSSVCSRSLCSWSSKRSSSSPYHKHLGHYPDEKCTNHTQPIKRAYNSLTDEPDFFRQKRRHHTHSFSSDESSNAQTWLSEENVPHTYSCRASCKQKRKRRRKRTRTHHPFIERLPRKNISVQPPKGVSLFNNTSNISTEDTTEKKNLPFRTDYANSTEETIQPIECQPAPQPEQLLPLENSQGSNCSVTRSTQYLEESTCSTSPVIKQSALAATNSTNVLEEAEKHENVSVPGSQPPQKVPSIERSLDQPSPKSYLCHYEVAETIPPEKRHPSANEWLLYNPGIFNSPPPLPFKEAHINSHAFLANEQILTPFALPEHALLLPPENHDKFKDLQCEAYHQIFQQNILANKMKLSFPPAAFPPSNPPLQPLPLQQPLCSTSVTTIHHTVLQQHAAAAAAAAASTFKVLQPHQQFLSQVPTLSRAPLPHLSVGPRLCPAGHTTIIGPPQLPFIPASVLHPNHLAFPPLPHALFPSLLSPHPAVIPLQPLF comes from the exons AGACTCAAGGAGCTAAAGCAGAGAGAGTTTGCGCGAAATGTCGCCTCCAAATCGAGAAAAGATGAAAGGAAACAGGAGAAGGCTCTTCAACGATTGCACAAGTTAGCCGAACTCCGGAAAGAAGCTGCATG tgcACCAGGGAGCGGCCCTATGTTCAGATCCACCACAGTAACAGTCCGAGACCACTGTAATGAAATCCTTGTCGACTCTGCtaaaaaagaacaagaatttGACTTCGCGTATTTGCACAAGTCAAAAGCTCCTGGAGATGTTACCTCTGTTGCTGCATCCACACCCGAAGCTGCAAAAAACAGTAAGCAAGATGCTAACAAACTTGGGGATCAAATGCTGGGACTCCATGGACAGAAGGTGGGGTTCTCTTTTGCTTTTCCCAAGAAAGCATCAGTCAAGCTTGAATCCTCAGCAGCTGCCTTTTATGACTACAATGACGAAACATCGGCTGAGCATGGGCTTAGCAGAAGAAGTCGATTTGTTCCTGGGCTTTCGGTTTCATCAGCTGAAGAAAGCATTCTGAATGCTGAGGAAAATCCTAACTCTGTTGCTCCACTAATGGAAAAACACAATGAGAAAACAGAACCCACTCCGCTGCAGGACTCCAAGGAACCATCTGTCGAGGAGAACGCAGTGCAAGAGGCCACTGAATTACGGTCCCCTATTTCTCATTCAAAAGAACCTGAGCCTAGCAGTCTGGAAAGCTTTTGCGTTAATGTGGATTCAACGGCCTTGCCTGATGAAACGTCCAGAGATGCCCTGGGGAGCCAAGCTCTCCCTGCTGAAAACAATAGTGACGAGCACATAGGAAATAAATGCACAGGTCTCCCCGTCAATGAAGCTTGTTTTTCGCAGCAGGAGACGCAGGAAGGAAATGATCAGAACATTAGCAGCGATTCACTCGCTGCTGAAGATGAAATTAAAAAATCCTTGTCTGATGGACCGATTCCAGGATATCCTGAAGAGGAAACGATAGCTCTGCCTTGTAAACAAGATTCACATAAAAGATCTTGCGAGCCATTTGTTCCTGTGCTTAACAAACATGGATCCACCATTCTTCAGTGGCCATCTGAAATGTTAATTTACACCAGCACAGAGCCATCTATTTCATATAGCTGCAATCCTTTATGTTTTGACTTCAGATCATCAAGAGCCAGCGAAAGCCTAGAGAAAAATAAACCTCAGACAAATATGCCTAATTCTCCTCATAAGACTGATTCCAGCCAGGGCTCAGTTAGAGATTATATGCATAAATCTCATTTGGTACATGCTGATAGTGTCACTGACACTAATGCACATCCATGTAACCATGCGACACCAATTCCGATGGATGTTTCCTCAGCTGGAGGTTGGAATTCTGGGAAAAGCCAGGATGAATTGTCCTTAGATGCCTTTTGCGAGactgaagagaaagaaaaacaccaCAGTCTCCCAAAAGAGCTGCAGGAGGACTCATCTACTGATGAACAACAAAGCAAAAAGTGGATCAAAAGGACACATGAAAAGTGTTCTCATAAAACtcggaagaggaaaaggaggagaaagcTATGCTATCACCACCATCAGGCCACTACCAAGGTGGATACTGGTATTTCTCCAGCACCTGAAGAACAAAATAATTGTCTTGATGCTAAGAAACATCAGCATCTTCCTGGTCCTATGGAACAAGGTATGGGTGAAACTGGACTGGAGGAAACAGTTGCTGAAATGTCAGAACAGTCACATGAATCTCCTGGGACTGAGAATAGTGATAACTGTGAAACCATATCTATGTCTTCGCAGGACCACGGTAACCAAAGTCCACACCCAGCTTGGAATGCAAAAGATAACAGGGACTATTGTATTAACTCTAAAAATCTGTGCAGAAGGAGCAAGCCAGTTTCTCACAGACAATCAAATAAACCAGGATTGAATTCTGAAAGATGCAGCTCAGTGTGTTCTAGATCCCTTTGTAGCTGGAGTAGCAAAAGATCCAGCAGTAGCCCATATCACAAACATTTAGGCCATTATCCCGATGAGAAATGCACAAATCACACACAGCCCATAAAGAGAGCCTATAATTCTCTCACAGACGAGCCGGATTTTTTTCGCCAGAAACGAAGGCATCATACGCACTCTTTTTCATCTGATGAAAGTTCAAATGCACAGACCTGGCTATCAGAAGAAAATGTTCCGCACACATACAGTTGTAGAGCATCTTGCAAGCAGAAACGGAAACGAAGGCGAAAGAGAACAAGAACTCATCATCCATTTATAGAGAGGCTGCCAAGAAAGAATATCAGTGTACAGCCTCCAAAAGGAGTCTCCCTGTTCAACAACACTTCTAACATATCAACTGAAGAtaccacagaaaaaaaaaatttgcCTTTCAGGACTGATTATGCAAACAGTACGGAAGAAACAATACAGCCAATAGAATGCCAACCAGCACCACAGCCTGAGCAATTGCTTCCGCTAGAAAACAGCCAAGGCTCAAACTGTTCTGTTACAAGGAGCACTCAATATCTGGAAGAATCCACATGTTCTACTTCTCCCGTTATCAAACAGAGTGCCCTGGCAGCAACAAACTCCACGAACGTGCTGGAAGAGGCAGAGAAACATGAAAATGTGAGTGTTCCTGGCAGTCAACCTCCTCAAAAAGTGCCCAGCATCGAAAGAAGTCTGGACCAACCTTCCCCTAAGTCATATCTGTGCCACTACGAAGTGGCAGAGACCATACCACCAGAAAAACGTCACCCGTCAGCCAATGAGTGGCTGCTGTATAATCCAGGTATATTTAATTCCCCGCCTCCTTTGCCCTTTAAAGAAGCACATATAAACAGTCATGCTTTCTTGGCCAATGAGCAGATCCTCACCCCGTTCGCCTTACCTGAACATGCATTGCTCTTGCCCCCCGAAAACCACGACAAATTCAAAGACCTTCAATGTGAGGCCTACCACCAGATCTTCCAGCAAAACATATTAGCTAATAAGATGAAGCTGAGCTTCCCTCCGGCTGCGTTCCCACCTTCGAATCCTCCTCTGCAGCCCTTGCCCTTGCAGCAGCCCCTGTGTTCTACCTCTGTCACCACAATCCATCACACTGTTTTGCAACAGCATGCGGCAGCggcagctgccgccgccgccagtaCATTTAAGGTCCTTCAGCCTCATCAGCAGTTCCTTTCCCAAGTCCCCACTCTTTCACGAGCGCCTTTACCTCACTTGTCAGTTGGGCCAAGACTTTGTCCCGCAGGCCACACAACCATCATTGGTCCACCCCAGCTGCCGTTCATTCCAGCTTCCGTCCTCCACCCCAATCACTTGGCTTTCCCCCCGTTACCCCATGCACTGTTTCCGTCGCTCCTGTCACCGCACCCGGCAGTCATTCCTTTGCAGCCCCTCTTCTGA